One window of uncultured Erythrobacter sp. genomic DNA carries:
- a CDS encoding N-formylglutamate amidohydrolase produces MTEQGPSTGSHSANPARVHATGSAFDRGDLVTSRGGAVAPERPGLRARENAAFIHVAPRSLPLPVLVAVPHAGRAYCGEVLAEMRDPHQSQLRLEDRHVDAVGVEIARETGTGLLVAHAPRAMLDLNRSDEDVDWEMIEGSGPVKMRTRRQITGTNARARSGLGLVPRRLPGFGEIWRSRLPRAELERRIDRIHRPYHSFLAAELERIRDAWGAALLIDLHSMPPLRKASHGTNAEESSPRIVLGDRFGASCHGTLISSAFRYLEAQGCVAAHNRPYSGGYVLDRHAAPSKGIYAMQIEICRSTYLDAALAEPTEALKPLASMLAGFVRELGAQTAGLGAGGQMAQAAE; encoded by the coding sequence ATGACCGAGCAAGGCCCTTCAACCGGTTCGCATAGCGCAAATCCTGCGCGGGTTCACGCGACCGGATCGGCATTTGATCGGGGCGATCTGGTTACCTCTCGCGGAGGGGCCGTTGCGCCGGAGCGACCCGGCCTGCGCGCGCGCGAAAATGCTGCCTTTATCCATGTTGCTCCTCGCAGCCTGCCTTTGCCCGTTCTGGTCGCTGTCCCACATGCAGGGCGCGCCTATTGCGGTGAAGTGTTGGCCGAGATGCGCGATCCGCACCAATCGCAATTGCGGCTTGAGGATCGCCATGTCGATGCCGTCGGAGTCGAGATTGCGCGCGAAACGGGCACCGGTTTGCTAGTCGCCCATGCGCCGCGCGCTATGCTCGACCTCAACCGTTCCGATGAGGATGTCGATTGGGAGATGATCGAAGGCAGCGGCCCGGTAAAAATGCGGACACGCCGCCAGATAACCGGAACCAATGCACGCGCACGCAGCGGGCTTGGACTGGTGCCGCGTCGGTTGCCCGGTTTTGGCGAGATCTGGCGCAGCCGCCTGCCGCGCGCCGAACTTGAGCGCCGGATCGACCGTATTCACCGCCCCTATCACAGCTTCCTCGCCGCCGAGCTGGAGCGCATCCGTGATGCATGGGGAGCGGCGCTGTTGATTGACCTGCATTCGATGCCGCCGCTTCGTAAGGCCAGTCACGGGACGAATGCAGAAGAAAGCTCGCCGAGGATCGTGCTGGGCGACCGTTTCGGCGCTTCCTGCCACGGCACGCTGATTAGCAGCGCGTTCCGATATCTGGAGGCGCAGGGCTGTGTGGCGGCGCATAATCGCCCGTACTCCGGTGGCTATGTGCTTGACCGGCACGCGGCCCCTTCAAAAGGCATCTATGCGATGCAGATAGAGATTTGCCGCTCGACCTATCTTGATGCGGCTTTGGCGGAACCGACCGAGGCACTTAAACCATTGGCGAGCATGCTGGCTGGATTTGTGCGCGAGTTAGGCGCGCAGACCGCAGGATTGGGCGCAGGCGGGCAGATGGCGCAGGCAGCCGAATAG
- the cpdR gene encoding cell cycle two-component system response regulator CpdR, with the protein MTSITAPRILLAEDDNSMRTYIERALTNAGYEVSSVDRGTEAVPMLENEHFDLLLSDIVMPEMDGIELAQRCAEVSPRTKVMFITGFAAVSLRASREQPHAKVLSKPFHLRDLVLEVERAFEDQQQASL; encoded by the coding sequence ATGACTTCAATCACAGCCCCGCGAATCCTTCTTGCCGAAGATGATAATTCCATGCGCACTTATATTGAGCGTGCGCTGACCAATGCTGGCTATGAGGTCAGCAGCGTCGATCGCGGAACCGAAGCCGTGCCGATGCTGGAAAACGAGCATTTCGATCTGCTTCTGTCGGACATTGTTATGCCCGAAATGGACGGAATCGAGCTCGCCCAGCGCTGTGCTGAGGTGTCGCCGCGGACCAAGGTGATGTTCATCACCGGATTCGCCGCCGTCAGCCTGCGAGCAAGCCGCGAACAGCCGCATGCCAAGGTGCTGTCAAAGCCGTTCCACCTGCGCGATCTGGTGCTGGAAGTTGAACGTGCCTTCGAAGACCAACAGCAGGCCAGTCTGTAA
- a CDS encoding NADP-dependent isocitrate dehydrogenase — MQKIQVKNPVVELDGDEMTKIIWQWIRERLILPYLDVDLKYYDLSIEKRDETDDQITIDAANAIAEHGVGVKCATITPDEARVEEFDLKKMWRSPNGTIRNILGGVVFREPIVIDNVPRLVPGWTDPIVVGRHAFGDQYRATDTLIPGPGKLRLVYEGEDGTNLDLEVFEFESSGIAMAMYNLDDSIRAFARASMNYGLDRKWPVYLSTKNTILKAYDGRFKDLFEEVFENEFKDKFAEAGITYEHRLIDDMVAAALKWSGKFVWACKNYDGDVQSDTVAQGFGSLGLMTSVLMTPDGKTIEAEAAHGTVTRHFRQHEQGKATSTNPIASIFAWTRGLMYRGKFDETPDVVKFAETLERVCIQTVENGQMTKDLALLIGPSQNWLTTEQFFEAIVQNLEKEMQNWS; from the coding sequence ATGCAGAAAATTCAGGTCAAAAACCCGGTCGTCGAGCTAGACGGCGACGAGATGACGAAAATCATCTGGCAGTGGATCCGCGAAAGATTGATCCTGCCCTATCTGGATGTTGACCTGAAATACTACGATCTCTCGATCGAAAAGCGCGACGAAACCGACGACCAGATCACCATCGACGCTGCAAACGCGATTGCCGAACACGGCGTCGGCGTAAAATGCGCGACCATCACTCCTGATGAAGCGCGTGTTGAAGAATTCGACCTCAAGAAGATGTGGCGGTCACCCAACGGCACGATCCGCAACATCCTCGGCGGTGTTGTGTTCCGTGAGCCTATTGTAATCGACAATGTGCCGCGCCTGGTCCCGGGCTGGACCGATCCCATCGTGGTCGGCCGTCACGCATTCGGTGACCAGTATCGCGCCACCGACACGCTGATCCCGGGTCCGGGCAAGCTGCGCCTTGTCTATGAAGGCGAAGACGGCACCAATCTCGACCTCGAAGTGTTCGAGTTTGAAAGCTCGGGCATCGCGATGGCGATGTACAACCTCGACGATTCGATCCGTGCCTTCGCGCGCGCTTCGATGAATTACGGCCTCGACCGCAAATGGCCGGTCTACCTGTCGACCAAGAACACGATCCTGAAAGCCTATGATGGCCGCTTCAAGGACCTGTTCGAAGAAGTGTTCGAGAACGAATTCAAGGACAAGTTCGCCGAAGCCGGTATCACCTACGAACACCGCCTGATTGACGACATGGTCGCCGCCGCGCTCAAATGGTCGGGCAAGTTCGTCTGGGCCTGTAAGAACTACGATGGCGACGTTCAGTCCGACACGGTCGCGCAGGGCTTTGGCTCGCTCGGCCTGATGACGTCGGTTCTGATGACGCCCGATGGCAAGACCATCGAAGCAGAGGCCGCACACGGCACCGTCACCCGCCATTTCCGTCAGCACGAACAGGGCAAGGCAACCTCGACCAACCCGATCGCATCCATCTTCGCATGGACGCGCGGCCTTATGTATCGCGGCAAGTTCGACGAGACGCCCGATGTGGTGAAATTTGCCGAAACGCTTGAGCGCGTCTGCATCCAGACGGTCGAAAACGGCCAGATGACCAAGGATCTCGCGCTGCTGATCGGCCCGTCGCAGAACTGGCTCACCACCGAACAGTTCTTCGAAGCGATTGTGCAGAACCTCGAGAAGGAAATGCAGAACTGGTCGTGA